CGGGTCAGGGGAgagcggccgcccgcgccgcgccgcagcgcccCGGAGGCTCCGGAGGctccggccgcccgcgccgcgccgcagcgcccCGGAGGCTCCGGAGGctccggccgcccgcgccgcgccgcagcgcccCGGAGGCTCCGGAGGctccggccgcccgcgccgcgccgcagcgcccCGGAGGCTCCGGAGGctccggccgcccgcgccgcctcgcAGCGCCCCGGAGGCTCCGGAGGctccggccgcccgcgccgcgccgcagcgcccCGGAGGCTCCGGAggctccggccgcgccgcgctcagCGAGCGCCGCCGGGAGCGCGCAGCAGCCCTCGGCATGGTGAGTGACCcgcgggcgcggccccgccgcgcagGGACTCCCCGGCGCAGCCTTGAGCTCTCTGAGCCCGGCAGCTTGGTCTAAAGTgattaagctttttaaaacaactgcCCGAATCAATGTACCTCTCAATatagtactttttaaaaaatccttatttgCATTCAAAACGCTAATAGCGATGCGATGATCTTTCTAATTAAAATCTTCCTAAAGTTTTGAGTTTCTTCTCAAGAGTCTGGCTACCCAGGGCTAGGCTAAAAGCACGCTATGAGGCTGCTCTGATCATAGCGAGAATACATGTCtctgtaatttttgtttctaatgatATATGGCATAAGTGTAAATATTGGCTCTAGGTAACCTTATGAAATTGCCACATgttgtagtttatttttttggatctacctttaaaataagataaaatactTTGCTATCAGATGTGCATGTATTCAGAGAGTTAATACATTGgagacacttctgaaaatatttaaaataattacatgctCTTTAGAGACCATCTCTTAAGCAGATTTTGCGAATCACTTTGCTCTTCTTTTGGAACTCAGTTGAATTTCAATTTTAATCTATACTTCACCCTTCTATCATTTCATTTCCCTCTACTTTCTAGCTGTGTTTTgccaatattttaataaaaggttCTCACTAAAATTTATCTTTATCTTGTAATGACCCTTCAAGGTAGGTGTACATGTGTTTGCATGAAGAAGAGGAGTGAATCCTTGAGACTCTATTCTATTGCTTTCCCTGTTGCttgaaagcatttctgaaaccGAATTGTAGAAAGAATTTCACCTCAAGCAGAGTTGGTGCAGCTTCCTAGAGATGTTTGTATTTTGTGCCTAAAAATAGGCTGACTTCATTGAGTAAATGGGTTAATGCTCTGCTTGCCGTGAGAAATCTGAGCGTAACATATTCCTTCAGAGAAACTTTCCGAAGAAAAAAATTGGATGTTTGAAATAATCTGTACTTccaagcaaaaaggaaaagcgATTGTTTGcagccaaaaagaaaactaagcaGTGGTGAAGGAGGGGTGACTGAGACGTGCTGGGGCAGCCATCCCTGGGCTCCTCCAGCAAAGTTCCTGAGAGCCTTCTGTGGTGACATGAAACAGACAAATAAGCTTTGCAAATACTCAATAGACAGAATTTTGAAACTCCTTAAGTTCCCTTAACGTAGCGTCTCCCTCACTTACACTCTGGCCGCCGAATGCCAAGCGGCGCGCACGCCGGAGACCTGCACTTGCTGTCCTGAGAACCTGTCCCAGCAGCGCAGCCTCCTTCCTGGAGCATTTCGTGGAATAGGACTTTGGGCACATTATTATACAAGAGTTTTAGCATAATTTATTCCCTATTTATAATTTTAGCATAGTTTATTAACTGTGATCAATAATTCATATACGGTGTTGAATGTAATTCTGGTTTTCACTTCATAGATTGttagttacaaaaataaatgagggCTTGTGAATTGTCTCGAAAGAGTTTTATCCAGAACTTTGCTGTATTGTGTTAGTATTTCCCTGTGGACTACAGTATCTTTTGGATCAACTCTGACTCTTCAGTCATAAAATACCTTCCATCCttaatagggttttttttggtagaaaactgtgagaaaagaattataaaattGCAAACACAGAAATAGCCTATTTCTACAGGAATGGTTCAGAATTCCTTAGGCAATATTAATAGTACTGTGCAGGATACCTGCTCTGTCTTCATGATATTTTCCTGTGCAATTCTGATAAAGacttattaataaaaatacaaaagcgCATAATTAATGCTTCAGTTAATTTAATAAAACCATTGTTTCCTAACGTTTTGAAGAATTCCAGGAAACATCTTCAGAGCATAGCCATATCGCTACTAATGacttatttctgtattaatcTTGAATACGGACTTCTGCCTCAGTAACGAGTAAGACATGGGACTGCAGGTGTGTAATGCAAAGGCAGATGACTTCGAAAAGGAGAAGGGCTGTGACGAATGAGTCACAGACAAGCTCCCACGCTTCCCCTTCCCACCCTCCTGCTATGGCATTGAGCCAGGCAGCATGGCAGTTTACATGCTACAGGCGATGCTTTTGGTTTATGTACTTACTTATCTCACAGTCCTtacccccctttttttttcttttctcacactgaatttcatcttgTTTAGTAACTGACTCCTTTCCatagctgaaagcagaagtccTGTGTGCACAGACTCTTTGAGTTGACGTATCTACTCATTTAGGCTGCAAGGAAAGAGCATATTCACCTCTTACTGCAGTGATATAAAATAACAATGCAATGATCTTTtcgttttttttcttttgttgttgtttatttttattctctttaacTTTCCAGGCTGAGAACGAGACAGGCGACTGTTTGCTGATGGGCAATTTCCTAGAAAAGTATTATCTTTCCACCATGTACAGCCTCGAGTTCATTTTAGGCCTTGCTGGAAATTCCATTGTTGTGTTTGGCtatattttctgcttgaaaacCTGGAAAAGTGGCAACATCTACCTGTTTAATTTATCGTTATCAGatatattatttctgtgtaCTCTTCCAATACTGGTGAAAAGCTACTCTAGTCAATGGGCAAAGGACATCTTCTGCCATAGCAACAGATTCCTGTTGCATGCAAACCTGTACACCAGCATCCTTTTCCTTACCTGTATCAGTATTGACCGATACCTGCTCATTAAATATCCTTTCAGAGAacattttctacagaaaagaagaactgCTGTTGTAGTGTCTGTGGCCGTGTGGATCTGGGTTATACTGGAGCTGTTGCCACTGATGCATTTCCTTAGGCCTACagcagccaccaccagcagcaagtGCCTAGATTATGCAAGTTCTGGAGACCCAGCAACAAGCATCATCTACAGCATGTTTCTGACTCTCTTTGGGTTCCTCATCCCTCTCTGCATCATGTGCTTCTTCTACGTAAAGATGGTTATATTTCTTAAGAACAGAAGTGAGCAACACAGCTCTTCCCTGACACTTGAAAAACCTCTTTCTTTAGTCATCCTGGCCATGGTTATCTTCTCGTTACTATTTACGCCGTATCACGTAATGCGCAATGTCCGACTTGCTTCCCGAATACCAGCCTTGAATGTATCTGTGTGCACGCAGCACATCATCAATGCCGTTTATATCATCACGAGGCccattgcatttttaaatagtgcCATTAatcctgttttttatttcttaatggGTGACCACTTCAGAGAGATGCTGATGGCAAAAATCAGGCAGCTcttgaacagaaaaagaactaaCAAGGAGAACTCTGATACTGGGAGACAagggatggaaaaagaaattagctTAGGATGAAACTTTATTAATGTTCAGTTCcattttcttagttttataTAGGTTATAGATTTTGTGTCGCTAAACGCAGTTGTTTTACCTGATTGCACCTCCTTCTAATGATTTCACTCCAGCAAAACTTTCCGTGCTTGCGATAGAAGCAGTATTAACTGACAGTTGAttgattttgtaaataaaatattgctgtggCATTTCCTAGAGCGAAAATGTGTTGCTCCCAGATGGCTTCTTTGTGATCCGTAAGCTGACAGCAGACCAGGCTTCGGCTCAGCTGAAACGGGCAGCGGCACGAGGCTGCCGGTCCGACGTGCCCCCGGGGCGCGTGCCGAGCCAAGCCGTCTCTGCGCGAGCGAGCCTTTGCCCTCCTAGCAAGCCGCCAACCCCAGAGCTGAGCCAATTTGCACGTAGAGGCGAGTTGGGGGGTTATGCAGAGAGTGAGACGGAGTCTTCTGCCGTGCTCGCCAGCAGGGAGAGCGCGGCGAGGCTGCCGTTTTTAGCTGTAACTATAGCAGAGAGATTAGAAAGCTGTAAAATTCAGCTGCTGGTCTTAAAGGCGTTACAGGCGAGTATGGAGGCAGCCAAGGGGGGGGGCAGGTACTGACAGGTCCCTttagaatttgaaaaatgactgcaaaaatGCCAGGATTGCCTTGCTTACATGTCCTAGTGATTTATAAAGGCAGTTCTGAGCTAGGAACTAAACAAATTGACTTTTTCAGGCTGAATCTGGCTGTAAAATCATAGTGTAGCTTTACTTACCTTTCCATGATTATGTATGTTCTGTTCGGCCCTTAATTACAGCTTCTTAATCACATAATGCATTTATTCATATAATTAATGTAATTACCTTATCTATAGGTGAGAACAGAATTTGTAACTGGCAGTAGGGTTTGGACCTAATACTTTAAACTTCATTAACAGTTCCAGTAATAACAGAGGAGCTAAACAGGTCAGTTTTCTGCCAAAAATCCCATGCAAAATCGTTGCAACTGGTAGTAATAAAACcagcagaaatgtattttttgattAATAGACCTGACCTCAAATGTAGAGGGTGAAAAAAATCTATCGAGCGATAAGGGGCAGCTTACGCAGTGTTTACTTTCCAGACTACAGCCAACACTGCTTGGAGAGAATTAGAGGGAAAGGTAAACACTTTTACACATTACGGAAACCTTAGTGCAGAGAAAACAGGCACTGCAAGGACCGGCGCAACCGGAGCGGAGGAGCTGCGTGAAACCGACGGCAATGGAAAAAGAGCATCAGAGAAAACCCGACGGGCGCTTTGTGCGCGTATCACGAGACGCCGCGCCGGGCGACCCTGCTTGCGGGGTGCCGAGGCCTGTCCccgggcagggctggggagcGCTGCGCCGGGGGCTCGCCGGGaccccgccggcgcgggctgCTCCCGGGGGCTCGCCGGGACCCTGCCGGTGCGGGACCTGCTCCCGGGGGCTCGCCGGGaccccgccggcgcgggctgCTCCCGGGGGCTCGCCGGGACCCTGCCGGTGCGGGACCTGCTCCCGGGGGCTCGCCGGGaccccgccggcgcgggctgCTCCCGGGGGCTCGCCGGGACCCTGCCGGTGCGGGACCTGCTCCCGGGGGCTCGCCGGGACCCCGCCGGCACGGGCTGCACCCGGGGCCTCGCCGGGACCCCGCCGGCGCTGGCTGCTCCCGGGGGCTCGCCGGGACCCCGCCGGCGCTGGCTGCTCCCGGGGGCTCGCCGGGACCCTGCCGGCGCTGGCTGCTCCCGGGGGCTCGCCGGGaccccgccggcgcgggctgCTCCCGGGGGCTCGCCGGGACCCTGCCGGTGCGGGCTGCTCCCGGGGGCTCGCCGGGACCCCGCCGGCGCGGGACCTGCTCCCGGGGGCTCGCCGGGACCCTGCCGGCGCGGGACCTGCTCCCGGGGGCTCGCCGGGACCCCGCCGGCGCTGGCTGCTCCCGGGGGCTCGCCGGGACCCTGCCGGCGCTGGCTGCTCCCGGGGGCTCGCCGGGaccccgccggcgcgggctgCTCCCGGGGGCTCGCCGGGACCCTGCCGGCGCGGGACCTGCTCCCGGGGGCTCGCCGGGACCCCGCCGGCGCGGGACCTGCTCCCGGGGGCTCGCCGGGACCCCGCCGGCGCGGGACCTGCTCCCGGGGGCTCGCCGGGACCCTGCCGGCGTGGGCTGCTCCCGGGGGCTCGCCGGGACCCCGCCGACACAGGACCTGCTCCCGGGGGCTCGCTGGGACCCTGCCGGCGCGGGCTGCTCCCGGGGGCCCGGCTGCGCGGGACCTGCTCCTGCGTGACTCCGCTGTGCCCTGCTGAAACATCTCCGAGCGCTTCGCTGGGGATCGGGTAATATGCTGAGAATAAACTGCATCCTGTTTGAAGAATAAAGcctcctttttattattacGCTCTATATGCAACTGCCTTTAACGTCCAACAGCACGTTACATCTGCGTTTTTGCAGTAAATGATAAAAAAGTGAACAAAAGTAGCCACTGGCTAAAGCTGAGGGGGAAAAGCAGCATCGCACTTGCTCTGGCGGCACGACCTGGGTCGGGGAGGGCTGTGCTCGAATTCCCATTAGGAATATTTCCCGTTTCCCAGGGCCGCAGCACGAGACACCCTGGGGGAATTCTTTGCGTGGGCGCAGCCCAGCCGCCGCCTCGGCGTTTACGCCGTGTAACTTTATTATAATAAACAGTGCTGTTGCAGAAACGCTACCAGAGAAGAAACCTGCCGTACCGAATTCAGTATTTTGAGAAGCGCCGCGTGCTGGAGAGGAGGGTGGAGGCGGCGCCGGCGAGCTgcccgccgcccggggccgccgccgagCGTGGCACGAGCCAGCGCGGGCACGGCGCGCTCCAGCTAACCGCGGCTTTGGGTTCcccgggcggcgcgcggggctggcggaAACCCGCGGGGCGAGGCGCGGGGAGCTCGGCGCCGGCCTTTCTCTCCCGCCCCGTGCGTGCCCCGCGGAGCGCAGCGGGCGCCCGGGGAGACCCTTCCTCCGTGTGCAGCACGCCGTCCTAGCGCTCGTTGGTGGCTGTTACACCGGAGATTTTGTcgcctttcttcatttttcgTTTCCTTCAATTCCACGTGTTTTTCATCGCGAGAGGTTCTTGCTGCA
This Rhea pennata isolate bPtePen1 chromosome 9, bPtePen1.pri, whole genome shotgun sequence DNA region includes the following protein-coding sequences:
- the SUCNR1 gene encoding succinate receptor 1, whose product is MAENETGDCLLMGNFLEKYYLSTMYSLEFILGLAGNSIVVFGYIFCLKTWKSGNIYLFNLSLSDILFLCTLPILVKSYSSQWAKDIFCHSNRFLLHANLYTSILFLTCISIDRYLLIKYPFREHFLQKRRTAVVVSVAVWIWVILELLPLMHFLRPTAATTSSKCLDYASSGDPATSIIYSMFLTLFGFLIPLCIMCFFYVKMVIFLKNRSEQHSSSLTLEKPLSLVILAMVIFSLLFTPYHVMRNVRLASRIPALNVSVCTQHIINAVYIITRPIAFLNSAINPVFYFLMGDHFREMLMAKIRQLLNRKRTNKENSDTGRQGMEKEISLG